A stretch of Mucilaginibacter terrae DNA encodes these proteins:
- a CDS encoding NACHT and WD repeat domain-containing protein codes for MSKARYTVNPFPGIRNFEPEEDYLFFGRDQQIADVTRLLSATRFLSLIGYSGSGKSSLIKAGIIPAITRQKSSVIPTGGWTTIYFRPDGNPFYSFADTLVNVAGDNNYSNEDEHVKLTAQYLKHDAGNLTNVYNKYKNDNEKNWLIVIDQFEEVFRFRNNQEAGDHDDSQAFINLLLSGLADVKLPVYIMISMRSDFLDNCTEFEGLPEAINKASYLLPKVTRNGILDIITQPVAVCNAHIAADLVEKLINDLSDNLDQLPVLQHAMMRTWDYWKSHESNDTEIDTSHYEAIGTMESALSIHAEEIYNHLNERKQKIAEKIFKALTDVTTNSKGTRRPAQLWQLVELTGANERDVVDVVDEFRAPGRAFLMPVYTVGLEEDTVIDIAHESIMRVWTRLNDWVYAEEKSAELYMRLSKSADLYQQGKAGLWIDPDLALAIKWQQDNKPTVAWAKRYDPAFERAMSFLEYSKKESLFKIEQRAKKQENELKRARRTAIILGTASILSILLLVFALNLKFKAESSEKRALQNEKELKVEGMEADLQRKQAILQQKIAEQQQSIAAQQQSLAEEQKLTAISERHNAELQKQVAEAQSREANVQRGQALYQKRQADTARLAAVDSGKVAQRQRDNAIASRREVETLRMLSEARSIAFKSNQLSGDAQKDTLSMQMAFLSYVINREYGGTGQNRAIYDALKAQVNRYYSKVLRYTYGVKSNPSGYDFRSVVFINNTDFFTAGDDGTIKQWTITNAPVQIKAVKTSKSIAQSINAIVLSPDKKYLLSRSVAGTVNLWDAANLSAIPVALPDVISKAQFVTFLPAEGNYRFLVKSDRYAGIYSYGKTGTKLLNRYLLCKASNDNASQGGAVQTTKNGVTVFVSQGTSACQLNFNNDGDLTGQNVAFIMRDKITSMTLSGDNNILAVGTDGGAVDVYGLTGAKPQLDLRLNNHASRVTALAFNRDQSTLASGSLDNTVRLVKWKSKKEDKGEDLIFQDRKGWVRNIAMSPNYRYVVSVGQSGLMQLWPLTERVALRELTGIEANKRIIMGEVDGRDIEKEIGTDIYKKLWAGKYKSFQAFWTAMANKYLNGTA; via the coding sequence ATGAGTAAGGCAAGGTATACAGTTAATCCGTTTCCGGGCATCAGAAATTTTGAGCCAGAGGAGGATTATTTGTTTTTTGGCCGCGACCAGCAAATTGCCGATGTAACCCGTTTGCTTTCGGCTACGCGGTTTCTGTCGCTTATTGGTTACTCGGGCAGTGGTAAATCATCGCTTATCAAGGCGGGTATTATTCCGGCTATTACCCGGCAAAAAAGCAGTGTGATACCAACAGGAGGCTGGACCACTATTTACTTTCGCCCCGATGGTAATCCGTTTTACTCTTTTGCCGATACGCTTGTAAACGTTGCCGGTGATAATAATTACAGCAATGAGGACGAGCATGTTAAGCTTACCGCCCAATATTTAAAGCATGATGCCGGCAACCTCACCAACGTTTACAATAAATACAAAAACGATAATGAGAAGAACTGGCTCATTGTAATTGACCAGTTTGAAGAAGTATTCCGTTTCCGTAATAACCAGGAGGCGGGTGATCATGATGATTCGCAGGCATTTATCAACCTGTTGCTTTCGGGTTTGGCTGATGTCAAATTGCCGGTGTATATCATGATCTCCATGCGGTCGGACTTTTTGGATAATTGTACCGAGTTTGAAGGTTTACCCGAAGCTATTAACAAGGCATCGTACCTGTTACCAAAAGTTACACGTAATGGCATACTCGATATAATTACCCAGCCGGTAGCTGTATGTAATGCCCATATAGCCGCAGATCTGGTTGAAAAGCTCATCAATGACCTGAGCGATAACCTCGACCAGTTACCCGTATTGCAGCACGCCATGATGCGTACCTGGGATTACTGGAAATCGCACGAATCGAACGATACGGAGATAGATACCAGCCATTACGAGGCTATTGGTACCATGGAATCGGCGCTATCCATCCACGCCGAAGAAATTTATAATCACCTGAACGAGCGCAAACAAAAAATTGCCGAAAAGATATTTAAAGCCCTTACCGATGTTACCACCAATAGCAAAGGTACCCGCCGCCCCGCACAGCTTTGGCAACTGGTAGAATTAACCGGCGCTAACGAGCGAGATGTGGTTGATGTGGTTGACGAGTTTCGTGCCCCCGGACGCGCCTTTTTGATGCCGGTTTACACGGTAGGTTTAGAGGAAGACACCGTAATTGATATTGCCCACGAAAGCATTATGCGGGTTTGGACCCGGTTGAATGATTGGGTTTATGCCGAAGAAAAATCGGCAGAGTTATACATGCGCCTTTCTAAATCGGCCGATTTGTACCAGCAGGGAAAAGCCGGTTTATGGATAGATCCGGATTTAGCCCTGGCCATTAAATGGCAGCAGGATAACAAACCCACTGTAGCATGGGCTAAGCGCTATGATCCGGCTTTTGAACGGGCCATGTCGTTCCTCGAATACAGTAAGAAAGAAAGCCTTTTTAAAATTGAGCAACGCGCCAAAAAACAGGAAAATGAACTAAAACGCGCACGCCGTACCGCTATTATTTTAGGTACTGCATCTATACTTTCTATTTTGCTTTTGGTGTTTGCCCTCAACCTTAAATTCAAGGCCGAATCAAGCGAAAAGCGTGCTTTACAAAACGAAAAGGAACTTAAGGTGGAAGGCATGGAGGCCGACTTGCAGCGCAAACAGGCCATCCTTCAGCAAAAAATTGCCGAGCAGCAGCAAAGTATAGCCGCCCAGCAACAAAGCCTGGCCGAAGAACAAAAACTAACCGCCATTAGCGAACGCCATAACGCCGAATTGCAAAAGCAAGTTGCCGAAGCACAAAGCCGTGAAGCTAATGTTCAGCGCGGGCAGGCACTTTATCAAAAACGCCAGGCCGATACCGCCCGTTTAGCTGCTGTTGACTCGGGTAAGGTGGCCCAGCGCCAGCGCGATAATGCCATTGCTTCCCGCCGCGAGGTAGAAACGTTACGTATGTTGTCGGAGGCACGGTCTATTGCTTTTAAATCCAACCAATTATCGGGCGATGCCCAAAAAGATACCTTGAGCATGCAGATGGCATTCCTGTCGTATGTAATTAACCGAGAATATGGCGGAACCGGACAAAACCGGGCTATTTATGATGCCTTAAAAGCACAGGTTAACCGCTATTACAGCAAGGTTTTGCGTTATACGTACGGTGTGAAATCAAACCCCAGTGGTTATGATTTCAGGAGTGTAGTGTTCATCAACAATACTGATTTTTTTACCGCCGGTGACGATGGCACTATTAAACAATGGACCATTACCAATGCGCCAGTGCAAATTAAGGCAGTTAAAACCAGTAAGAGCATTGCGCAAAGCATAAACGCCATCGTTTTATCGCCCGATAAAAAATACCTGTTGAGCCGCTCGGTAGCCGGTACCGTAAACCTGTGGGATGCAGCAAACCTGAGTGCCATACCGGTTGCCCTGCCCGATGTAATAAGCAAAGCCCAGTTTGTAACCTTTTTACCTGCCGAAGGCAACTACCGCTTTTTGGTAAAGAGCGATAGATATGCCGGCATTTATAGCTATGGTAAAACAGGGACTAAACTGCTTAACCGTTATTTGCTGTGCAAGGCATCAAACGATAATGCCTCACAGGGTGGTGCAGTGCAAACTACTAAAAATGGGGTTACGGTATTTGTATCGCAGGGTACATCGGCATGTCAGTTAAACTTTAATAATGACGGCGATTTAACCGGTCAAAATGTGGCATTCATAATGCGCGATAAAATAACTAGTATGACCCTTAGCGGTGATAATAATATCCTGGCCGTAGGTACCGATGGCGGGGCCGTGGATGTATACGGTCTCACCGGCGCTAAACCCCAATTAGACCTTCGGCTTAATAACCATGCTTCGCGGGTTACTGCATTGGCGTTCAATCGTGATCAAAGCACACTGGCATCGGGCTCTTTAGATAACACGGTGCGCCTGGTTAAATGGAAATCGAAAAAGGAAGATAAGGGCGAAGACCTGATATTTCAGGACCGTAAGGGCTGGGTGCGCAATATTGCCATGTCGCCTAATTACCGGTATGTGGTATCGGTGGGGCAGTCGGGACTGATGCAATTGTGGCCATTAACCGAGCGTGTAGCATTACGCGAGTTAACCGGCATTGAAGCCAACAAACGCATTATTATGGGTGAGGTTGACGGGCGCGATATTGAGAAAGAAATAGGAACAGATATTTATAAAAAACTATGGGCCGGGAAGTATAAAAGTTTCCAGGCTTTTTGGACAGCTATGGCCAACAAATATTTAAACGGAACTGCATGA
- a CDS encoding ATP-binding protein: MDTIVKSFPATLDSLEPIRNFVSEKSAALGLNKKKTYGLCLAIDEIATNIINYGYPKAGITNGEVQVTVNISDKSIEVILGDQAVAFDPLQHLVPSAEDMNKPLEERPIGGLGILLAQQNVDEFTYDYKNGSNYNRFLVNATA; this comes from the coding sequence ATGGATACAATTGTAAAGTCTTTTCCTGCAACGCTCGATTCATTGGAGCCCATCAGGAACTTTGTATCTGAAAAAAGCGCCGCCCTGGGTCTTAATAAAAAGAAAACCTATGGGCTGTGCCTGGCTATCGACGAAATTGCCACCAATATAATTAACTACGGCTATCCCAAAGCGGGCATAACCAACGGAGAGGTGCAGGTAACAGTAAACATAAGCGACAAAAGCATAGAAGTTATTTTAGGTGATCAGGCTGTTGCCTTTGATCCGCTCCAACATTTGGTGCCCAGTGCAGAGGATATGAATAAACCGCTGGAAGAACGCCCCATTGGTGGCCTCGGTATTTTACTGGCACAACAAAATGTTGATGAGTTTACCTACGATTACAAAAACGGCTCAAATTATAACAGATTTTTAGTGAATGCTACGGCTTAA
- a CDS encoding anti-sigma factor antagonist (This anti-anti-sigma factor, or anti-sigma factor antagonist, belongs to a family that includes characterized members SpoIIAA, RsbV, RsfA, and RsfB.), with protein sequence MAFTITSEISEGIAKLTLSGSLDSSSASMMQLEVQKVATQSPTALVLYVSELEFMSSAGLRMLIFAKQKLGTSVQIYIVQPQGQIVDTLQMTGIIHSVHIVDNYPA encoded by the coding sequence ATGGCATTCACAATAACATCTGAAATAAGCGAAGGAATAGCTAAATTAACGCTCTCGGGTTCGCTTGATTCTTCATCGGCATCAATGATGCAGCTGGAGGTGCAAAAAGTAGCTACACAATCGCCAACTGCACTGGTGCTTTATGTAAGCGAACTGGAGTTTATGTCTTCGGCCGGTTTACGGATGCTCATTTTTGCCAAGCAAAAGCTGGGCACATCGGTACAGATCTATATAGTACAGCCGCAGGGCCAGATAGTGGATACCCTGCAAATGACCGGCATTATACACAGCGTTCATATTGTTGACAATTATCCAGCTTAA